The following are encoded in a window of Tessaracoccus flavescens genomic DNA:
- a CDS encoding PrsW family intramembrane metalloprotease, with amino-acid sequence MTEARILNRQRWLDGVAMTPTNRAWYADWRVWASFATPLVMAVWALFFAQWRHWIQATPLVWVPIALVALGAGFFLNFTRPGRWLRRQPAFWMTIVLVPLYFAGLYNQYWMLHPDQTFEDGSVALGITDEAFRKGAFYAMWTALAYFTLFVWLDRFRSARPVIWLLVFGWGACASTWFSIHVNTWVGMAMSTREANADSGSRAAIFAAPFVEEFAKATILIFLVVMWRNKIVSRLSMVTLAGLSAIGFAFVENILYYSRVWMQATNDITIANPEETMLELVKLRGIYTSFGHPLFTMMTAGGLVIGLAARSKIVRVMAPVGGFMLACAGHMLFNGLASTNSTEDLMVPWYMALGLVGVIIVSLIVSVIGNGQLLKARLTDYHRAGWISKRDVEVFGGPLRRMWLLFVSMFRGPRVWWRTRKLMRHFTELAYLRNQMVRGTVGMAGDERAKDLIHEIEVLRQGTALSDYAGLPLIPPSKKKSLPKPPPGQDPGTTTPTYPPPTSPGPAGVGGNWPTPR; translated from the coding sequence ATGACTGAAGCCCGCATCCTGAACCGTCAGCGCTGGCTCGACGGCGTCGCGATGACGCCTACGAACCGTGCGTGGTACGCCGACTGGCGCGTCTGGGCGTCGTTCGCGACGCCGCTCGTGATGGCCGTGTGGGCTCTGTTCTTCGCCCAGTGGAGGCACTGGATCCAGGCGACCCCGCTGGTGTGGGTGCCGATCGCGCTCGTGGCGCTCGGCGCGGGCTTCTTCCTCAACTTCACCCGCCCGGGCCGATGGCTCCGCAGGCAACCGGCGTTCTGGATGACCATCGTGCTCGTCCCCCTGTACTTCGCCGGCCTCTACAACCAGTACTGGATGCTGCACCCCGACCAGACGTTCGAGGACGGCAGCGTCGCGCTGGGCATCACGGATGAGGCGTTCCGCAAGGGCGCGTTCTACGCCATGTGGACGGCGCTGGCCTACTTCACGCTGTTCGTCTGGCTCGACCGGTTCCGCTCGGCGCGCCCCGTCATCTGGCTGCTCGTGTTCGGCTGGGGAGCCTGCGCCTCGACCTGGTTCTCGATCCACGTGAACACCTGGGTCGGCATGGCGATGTCCACCCGCGAGGCCAACGCCGACTCGGGCTCGCGGGCCGCCATCTTCGCGGCCCCCTTCGTCGAGGAGTTCGCCAAGGCGACCATCCTGATCTTCCTGGTCGTGATGTGGCGCAACAAGATCGTCTCGCGCCTCTCGATGGTGACCCTCGCCGGCCTGTCGGCCATCGGCTTCGCCTTCGTCGAGAACATCCTCTACTACTCGCGCGTGTGGATGCAGGCAACCAACGACATCACCATCGCCAACCCTGAGGAGACCATGCTGGAGCTGGTGAAGCTCCGCGGCATCTACACCTCGTTCGGGCACCCGCTGTTCACCATGATGACCGCGGGTGGACTGGTGATCGGCCTGGCCGCGCGGAGCAAGATCGTGCGCGTCATGGCTCCGGTGGGCGGCTTCATGCTCGCCTGCGCCGGCCACATGCTGTTCAACGGTCTGGCCTCCACCAACTCCACCGAAGACCTGATGGTGCCCTGGTACATGGCGCTCGGCCTCGTCGGCGTCATCATCGTCTCGCTGATCGTCAGCGTGATCGGCAACGGGCAGCTCCTGAAGGCCCGGCTGACCGACTACCACCGCGCCGGCTGGATCAGCAAGCGCGACGTCGAGGTCTTCGGTGGCCCGCTGCGTCGGATGTGGCTGCTGTTCGTCTCCATGTTCCGTGGCCCCCGTGTCTGGTGGCGCACCAGGAAGCTGATGCGTCACTTCACCGAGCTGGCCTATCTGCGTAACCAGATGGTGCGCGGCACGGTCGGCATGGCAGGTGATGAGCGGGCGAAGGACCTGATCCACGAGATCGAGGTGCTGCGGCAGGGGACGGCGCTCAGCGACTACGCGGGCCTTCCGCTGATCCCGCCGTCGAAGAAGAAGTCGCTGCCCAAGCCGCCCCCCGGCCAGGACCCGGGCACGACCACCCCCACCTACCCTCCGCCCACCTCACCCGGCCCGGCCGGTGTCGGCGGCAACTGGCCGACACCTCGATGA